Proteins encoded within one genomic window of Nilaparvata lugens isolate BPH chromosome 11, ASM1435652v1, whole genome shotgun sequence:
- the LOC111046390 gene encoding gamma-butyrobetaine dioxygenase-like — protein sequence MKMLRFSTRLCDVVKSSFASRSIWTVSTCEHNLCLSHDQDEPQYLKYPFVWLRDNCQCPKCFHAPSNSRIIHVQQFNFDAVPKKAQISENHVHIEWTDKHVSDYPLNWLIERQLTQVGRKTWQENYGRKKQLSWTAKDFSRILKTFKFNKILERKSLWQDLHLKTSEAIWAKDSFYSKSGSVSYFLVTYDFINFNQCILGTLISTIATIVRHICAALKEGEVAKLADRVAFLKKTQYGEVFRVEAKPDTTNVAYLNGPLQLHTDLPYYEYKPGVNLLHCIVKAEEGGENQLADCLAVAKAIKSTNPGTYSILKDTPVIWSDLCTEEGRSYHSVHISPIIKENEDGIIERINFSQPQRDSFMNMPLEKVQCWYNALRIFSQKLYSPEYSVQYMLEPGQILTFDNIRLVHGRLTYEGERLIEGGYLDWDHIYSRLRILQSKYT from the exons ATGAAAATGCTTCGTTTTTCGACGCGTTTGTGCGATGTGGTGAAATCAAGCTTTGCCAGCCGCAGCATATGGACAGTGAGCACGTGTGAGCACAACCTGTGCCTGAGCCACGACCAAGATGAGCCACAGTACCTCAAATACCCGTTCGTGTGGCTACGTGACAACTGTCAGTGCCCCAAGTGCTTCCATGCGCCCTCCAACTCCCGCATCATACATGTGCAGCAGTTCAACTTTGATGCTGTGCCCAAAAAGGCTCAG ATCTCAGAAAACCACGTACACATAGAATGGACAGACAAGCATGTAAGCGATTATCCTTTGAATTGGCTAATAGAACGACAGCTAACCCAAGTCGGCCGAAAAACATGGCAAGAAAATTATGGAAGGAAGAAACAGCTTTCGTGGACAGCAAAAGACTTCTCTAGGATATTGAagacattcaaattcaataagatTTTAGAAAG AAAATCATTG TGGCAGGATTTGCATTTGAAAACCAGCGAAGCCATCTGGGCAAAAGATTCATTCTATTCCAAGTCAGGTTCTGTTTCTTACTTTCTTGTAACgtatgattttattaatttcaaccaatgtattctaggtaccttgattTCAACTATAGCAACTATAGTGAGACACATTTGTGCAGCGTTAAAGGAGGGAGAAGTAGCTAAGCTTGCCGATCGGGTGGCATTCTTGAAAAAGACTCAATATGG AGAAGTATTCAGGGTCGAAGCGAAACCAGATACAACAAATGTTGCTTACCTCAATGGACCTCTGCAGCTGCACACTGATCTCCCGTACTACGAATACAAACCTGGG GTGAACCTATTGCACTGCATCGTAAAAgcggaagaaggaggtgaaaaTCAACTTGCCGACTGTTTAGCTGTGGCCAAAGCTATCAAATCGACGAATCCGGGAACCTACTCGATTCTCAAGGACACCCCTGTCATATGGTCAGACCTTTGCACCGAGGAAGGACGCAGTTATCACAGCGTTCACATTTCTCCTATTATCAA AGAAAACGAAGATGGGATCATAGAGAGAATAAACTTCAGCCAACCACAGAGAGACTCCTTCATGAATATGCCTCTCGAAAAAGTGCAATGCTGGTACAACGCTCTCAGAATATTCTCACAGAAATTGTACAGCCCCGAATACAGTGTCCAGTATATGCTCGAGCCAG GACAAATTCTGACATTTGACAACATTCGACTGGTACATGGAAGACTGACTTATGAAGGCGAAAGACTCATAGAAGGTGGATACCTTGATTGGGATCACATTTATTCAAGACTACGAATCCTACAGTCAAAATACACGTGA